TGGACAAAATACGGAACGAGCCCGCGAAGGCTGGTTTTGAGACCCTTTTTTGGGCTTCGAGGTGAGGCAATTTTGAGAATTTCCGAGCTGAGAACACGGAAAAGGGGCCAAAGTCCAACCGAGCGGGCGACAAGAGTTATTTTGTTTATGTAGCTCAACTCCAGCTTTACCGTCGCCTCGCTCAGCGCAAGCGCATAAGCCCCTATCGAGAAATTGAGAAACGCCCTCCACCCATGGACGCTGACGCAAACCTCCTGAAAAACCTGCCGGATGCCCTCCCCGATGAGGTGACGGACATTCTCCTGCGCAGCCAGGGAAGCTTTCGGCTGGAGCGAATCGTCTCCCACGGGCAGGCCTCGCATCCGGACTTCTGGTACGACCAGGAGGAGCACGAGTGGGTCCTGCTGCTGGAGGGAGCGGCCGGGCTACGCTTCGAGGATGAGCCCACGACACGGGAACTCCACCCCGGCGACTCCCTGCTCATCCCCGCCCACCGCCGCCACCGGGTCGAATGGACGCAAAAAGAGCGCCCCACCGTCTGGCTGGCGCTCTTTTGGGAAGGTTAGTCTCTACCGAGTAGAGGCTAGAAGATATACGGAGTCGAGTGATGCTTAGGCATCACCGTCGTCATCGTAGTCTTTATCCTTGTTTTTGCCTTTGCCCTTATCTTTGTCCTTGTCCTTATTTTTACCCTTACCCTTGGCGTCGTCGTCGCTCTCGGGCTTGCCTTTCTTACCCTTGGCAGCCTTGTCGAGACTCTTGCCGCCGGTGGTTTCGCGCAGTTGCTTACGCAGCTTCATGAGGGCTTCCTGGTGTTCTTTCATTTCGTCCACGATGGCGCGGATCTGGAAGGCACGGTCGCTACCATAGGCAGTGACCAGATCCTCATCGGAGGCATTTTGCAGCTCAACGACCATACCTCCTTTTCCTTTTTCGGGTTTGGGGCTGTCGTTTTCGGCATGGGCATAGCCCAGCGGGAGCAGAAGAGAGAGGGCCAGAAGAATGGTTTTGGTCATAGGAGTACGGGTTAACGTTTCAGAGTTCAGCTTAACAGTGAATCCATGACACCGCAAAAGTCCATCCGGAACGCATAAATACGGGCTTTTGACAACAAAGTTACTTGCCAAAGCGGGGGTGTTGGTTTGGATTGCCTGCATGAGCGTCGAAGCCTTCGTTCCCGTGCTGATCCAGATCATCTTCGCAGTCGTCCTGGCTGCGGGCATCCTGGTGGCCAGCCATATTTTCGGTCAGCGTTCACGCGGCAACTACATCAAGGACAAGGCTTACGAATGCGGTCTCCCCTCCCTCGGCAAGAAACACCCGCGCTTCGGGCTGAAGTTCTACGTCGTGGCGATGCTCTTCATCCTTTTTGATATCGAAGTCGTCTTCCTCGTACCGTGGGTCCTGGTGTACCGGGAGTTCATCGTCGGACAGATCCCGATTCTGCTGCCGGTGCTCTTCTTCCTGTTCATCCTGGCTGTGGGCTTCGCCTACGAGATGAAAAAAGGCGGCCTCAAGTGGGAGCGCTAGGCTGACGGATGCAGAAGACCCGGGGACGCACGCAACAGACTTTCCGCCCGCAAGGGCAAATGCAGCCCTATCCATACCGGCTCCTGTTCCGGTTTCCTGACGCCCCTCTCACCTCCGCGTCTTTCGTCTTCATCGTCCAGCCCTGATATTCTCCATGCGCCTCGACCGCTACATCGCAAAAAACCGGATCATCGACATCGTCAGCCGCGACCTGGAAGGCGCGCTGAAAGAACTTCTCGAGGTCTGCGACACACGCGGCGATAAGCTTGACCGCAAGGAGCTGCTGGACGATCTGCTCGAGCGCGAGAAAACGATGACGACCTACCTGGGCAGCGGGATCGCCCTGCCCCACGTGCGCATCCCGATGAAGCGCCCGTACATGTTTGCCATCGGCCGCTGCCCGGACGGACTGGAGTTCGATGGCCACGGTGAGTACAAGGAGCTGCGCCTGGTCTTTCTGCTGCTGGCATCCGAGCGCGAAAAGTCCTACCTGAACGTGCTCGCCTCCCTCGCGCGAACCTTTCAGGAGCCCTCCATCATCGACCGGCTTATCGCCTCTCCGAATGTCGAGAGCCTCCGCAAGAACGTGGCCGATGCCTTTGGGGCACCCCGCGACCAGAAGCGCACCAAGGACAACAAGTTTAACCGCCTCATCCTGCGCGAAGCCGTCAAGATCGCGACCGGTGCGAAGTGCTCCGCCGTCATGGTCTTTGGGGACACCTTTGCCGGGGGCGTGGACGCCGCCGACGATTTCGGCGACTTCAAGACCCTGCTCGTCACCCAGTCGGCCTCCGAAGTCACCCAGGCCAAGCGCGCCTTTAACGCCATCATCCCGGTGCGCTCCTTCGGGTACAACCGCCTCTCCCAGCTGCGCAGCGCCATGCTCATCGGCCTCACTCGCGGGCTGATCAAGAGCAACGAGCGCCTCTGCTGCGTGGGCGGCATCCCGCAGAGCAACCAGTTTGAC
This genomic interval from Ruficoccus sp. ZRK36 contains the following:
- a CDS encoding cupin domain-containing protein: MDADANLLKNLPDALPDEVTDILLRSQGSFRLERIVSHGQASHPDFWYDQEEHEWVLLLEGAAGLRFEDEPTTRELHPGDSLLIPAHRRHRVEWTQKERPTVWLALFWEG
- a CDS encoding NADH-quinone oxidoreductase subunit A is translated as MSVEAFVPVLIQIIFAVVLAAGILVASHIFGQRSRGNYIKDKAYECGLPSLGKKHPRFGLKFYVVAMLFILFDIEVVFLVPWVLVYREFIVGQIPILLPVLFFLFILAVGFAYEMKKGGLKWER
- a CDS encoding PTS sugar transporter subunit IIA, with protein sequence MRLDRYIAKNRIIDIVSRDLEGALKELLEVCDTRGDKLDRKELLDDLLEREKTMTTYLGSGIALPHVRIPMKRPYMFAIGRCPDGLEFDGHGEYKELRLVFLLLASEREKSYLNVLASLARTFQEPSIIDRLIASPNVESLRKNVADAFGAPRDQKRTKDNKFNRLILREAVKIATGAKCSAVMVFGDTFAGGVDAADDFGDFKTLLVTQSASEVTQAKRAFNAIIPVRSFGYNRLSQLRSAMLIGLTRGLIKSNERLCCVGGIPQSNQFDTLVVVDVEREFQSVFTRQSDMLPASVKPEVLERVLGIATELSIEGREGKPIGTLFVLGEAEKLKPYTKQLVLNPFQGYEREERNILNPFMDETVKEFSFIDGAFLINGDGVLEAAGSMIHAPDFPSEMPSGLGTRHAAANAISVAADCIALVVSASSGQVTLFRRGQMLPLIVRSHNNSL